A window of Mucilaginibacter paludis DSM 18603 contains these coding sequences:
- a CDS encoding YdeI/OmpD-associated family protein, whose translation MEQFDPRIDEYIAKSAAFAQPILTHLRELVHQTHPQIQETIKWSMPFFDYKGTVCQMAAFKQHCAFGFWKASALSDPHQMMNKGEEASAGNFGRLNSLTDLPPDEILIAYIREAVGLNESGVKAGMRAKYKPAKQVIEKKEIPVPEEFLNLLDASPAADENFAKFSLAKQKEYLEWFGEAKTEATRSKRIQTALEWIAEGKSRHWKYQK comes from the coding sequence ATGGAACAATTTGACCCGAGGATTGACGAGTATATAGCCAAATCCGCAGCCTTTGCCCAACCGATATTGACCCATCTGCGTGAGTTGGTACACCAGACTCATCCGCAGATACAGGAAACCATCAAATGGAGTATGCCATTTTTTGATTATAAAGGAACCGTTTGCCAAATGGCGGCATTTAAGCAGCATTGCGCTTTCGGTTTCTGGAAAGCCAGCGCCCTGAGCGATCCGCATCAAATGATGAACAAGGGAGAAGAAGCTTCCGCCGGAAACTTTGGCCGGCTCAACAGCCTCACCGATCTTCCGCCTGATGAAATCCTGATCGCCTATATCCGCGAAGCCGTCGGACTCAATGAAAGCGGCGTAAAGGCCGGAATGCGCGCTAAATACAAACCCGCAAAACAAGTAATCGAAAAAAAAGAAATTCCGGTACCCGAAGAGTTTCTAAATTTATTGGACGCCAGCCCGGCCGCCGATGAAAACTTCGCCAAATTTAGCCTCGCAAAACAAAAGGAATACCTGGAGTGGTTTGGAGAAGCCAAAACTGAAGCTACCCGCTCAAAAAGGATACAAACGGCGCTGGAGTGGATAGCAGAAGGTAAAAGCAGGCATTGGAAGTATCAGAAATAG
- the mtgA gene encoding monofunctional biosynthetic peptidoglycan transglycosylase: MIKSGILKLILRIIKLALILFVGVSVIWVLFYRFVNPPVTWLMISRGFERKADGKDWKIDKHWIKFDDIADPMKRAAVASEDQLFLEHHGFDLNAIEKAIDKNQHSKKLIGGSTISQQTAKNVFLWPGRSYIRKAFEAWFTLLIEIFWSKERIMEVYLNVIEMGDGIYGVEAASQNYFHKSASDLTKSQAALIVAVWPNPLKWSPVKPTVYIQHRKYLIMKNMRRLGPLDF, encoded by the coding sequence ATGATTAAATCCGGTATTCTCAAATTAATTCTGCGTATCATCAAACTCGCGCTTATCCTTTTTGTAGGCGTTAGCGTAATCTGGGTATTGTTTTATCGTTTTGTGAATCCGCCTGTCACCTGGCTGATGATCAGCCGTGGCTTTGAACGCAAAGCCGATGGCAAAGACTGGAAAATTGACAAACATTGGATTAAGTTTGATGACATTGCCGACCCCATGAAAAGGGCAGCAGTAGCATCAGAAGATCAATTGTTTTTAGAGCACCATGGCTTTGACCTTAACGCTATTGAAAAGGCGATTGACAAAAACCAACATAGCAAAAAGCTGATTGGCGGCAGTACCATATCGCAGCAAACAGCTAAAAATGTTTTTTTATGGCCGGGGCGCTCTTATATCCGTAAAGCGTTTGAGGCCTGGTTTACTTTGCTGATAGAGATTTTTTGGAGCAAAGAGCGCATTATGGAGGTTTACCTGAATGTAATTGAAATGGGCGACGGCATTTATGGCGTTGAAGCAGCATCACAAAATTACTTTCATAAATCAGCTTCCGATCTAACTAAATCGCAGGCAGCATTAATTGTGGCCGTTTGGCCTAACCCACTAAAATGGTCGCCGGTTAAGCCCACGGTTTACATTCAGCACCGCAAATATTTGATCATGAAAAATATGCGAAGGTTGGGGCCTTTGGATTTCTAA
- the rplI gene encoding 50S ribosomal protein L9, giving the protein MEVILKQDIKNLGEKDDVVNVKPGYGRNFLIPQGFAILATVSSRKVLAENLKQAQFKQEKIRKDADAIAARLEGVTLTIGAKAGETGKIFGAINTIQIADALKKEGFEVDRRRITFDTEPKFVGEYTANLNLHKEVKVKVPFTVVAE; this is encoded by the coding sequence ATGGAAGTTATTTTAAAACAAGATATTAAAAACCTCGGCGAGAAAGACGATGTAGTGAATGTAAAACCAGGCTATGGCCGTAATTTTCTGATTCCTCAGGGATTTGCTATACTGGCTACAGTTTCTTCGCGTAAGGTATTGGCTGAGAACCTTAAACAGGCTCAGTTTAAACAAGAAAAAATCCGTAAGGATGCTGATGCTATCGCTGCCCGTTTAGAAGGTGTTACACTGACTATTGGTGCTAAAGCCGGCGAAACCGGAAAAATATTTGGAGCTATCAATACCATTCAGATTGCTGATGCATTGAAGAAAGAAGGCTTTGAAGTTGACCGTCGCCGTATCACATTTGATACCGAACCTAAATTTGTTGGTGAATACACCGCTAATTTAAACTTGCACAAAGAAGTGAAAGTTAAGGTTCCGTTTACCGTAGTTGCCGAATAA
- the rpsR gene encoding 30S ribosomal protein S18, whose amino-acid sequence MAKDQIQYVTAPKVEDNRKKYCRFKKNGIKYIDYKDANFLLKFINDQGKLLPRRLTGTSLKFQRKVAQAVKRSRHIGLLPYVTDSLK is encoded by the coding sequence ATGGCAAAAGATCAAATTCAATACGTTACTGCTCCCAAAGTGGAGGATAACCGTAAAAAATACTGCCGTTTTAAAAAGAACGGAATTAAGTATATCGATTACAAAGACGCTAACTTTTTATTGAAGTTTATTAACGACCAAGGTAAATTATTACCACGCCGTTTAACAGGTACTTCTTTAAAGTTTCAGCGTAAAGTGGCCCAGGCTGTTAAACGCTCACGCCATATCGGTTTATTACCTTATGTTACTGACTCGTTAAAATAA
- the rpsF gene encoding 30S ribosomal protein S6 produces MQQYETVIILTPLLSVETAKEAVAKFTKILTDNGAEIIQEDNWGLRKLAYPIEKKTTGYYHLTEFKAPGELINKLEIEYRRDERIMRFLTIALDKHATAYNDKKRSGAFNQKKPKTEEVAR; encoded by the coding sequence ATGCAACAGTACGAAACCGTGATCATTCTAACCCCGTTGTTGTCAGTTGAGACTGCTAAAGAGGCCGTAGCCAAATTTACCAAGATCTTAACAGATAACGGAGCCGAAATTATCCAAGAGGATAATTGGGGTTTGAGAAAACTAGCGTATCCTATCGAAAAAAAGACTACAGGATACTACCACCTAACTGAATTTAAGGCTCCGGGTGAATTAATTAACAAACTGGAGATTGAATACAGAAGAGATGAGCGCATCATGCGTTTTCTTACAATCGCCCTGGATAAACATGCTACAGCTTATAACGACAAAAAACGTAGCGGTGCATTCAACCAGAAAAAACCTAAAACAGAGGAGGTAGCAAGGTAA
- a CDS encoding ParM/StbA family protein, with protein MIAQSINIPSVIERYSQTLINVTGDPENNIQLYENGDGYLIGSLALQQGYAPYRNINSSPSDLDYQLLAKAGLLIAGQGKSAEVVLTTGFPYTTYEIFKQQAINFYTPRDIFIEYNGDTYATNEHRRMQITVRNIEVVPEILGCIDAIRKGPIVENDDFFVVSLGYGTCETGLSINGGLVGRTCMSVSGLRYAVNNLQSELSRSSNLGMKNEHMINQSFQGGSIVVDRKRKDLTDLRRSQLLNYYKEVISPTLKKTFTDTDFDKAGKLYLVGGGALYTDLANCFREEFDGVLNVIIPPEPSYMASLGYCLKSYQRCGDINEAVGLDIGNAYTVVSKISSL; from the coding sequence ATGATAGCCCAATCAATCAACATTCCCAGCGTAATTGAACGTTACAGCCAAACTTTAATTAATGTAACCGGCGACCCGGAAAATAACATCCAGCTTTATGAAAACGGTGATGGATATTTAATAGGTAGCCTGGCACTGCAACAGGGCTATGCGCCATACCGAAATATCAACAGCTCCCCATCCGACCTGGATTACCAATTACTGGCCAAAGCTGGTTTGTTGATTGCCGGGCAGGGGAAATCTGCCGAAGTTGTATTAACAACCGGCTTTCCTTATACTACTTACGAAATTTTCAAACAACAGGCTATCAATTTTTACACCCCCAGGGATATTTTTATTGAATATAATGGAGATACCTATGCCACCAATGAACACAGGCGCATGCAGATAACCGTAAGGAATATAGAGGTGGTACCCGAAATATTAGGTTGTATAGATGCCATCAGGAAGGGGCCGATAGTAGAGAACGACGACTTTTTTGTAGTGAGTTTAGGATACGGTACCTGCGAAACCGGCTTAAGCATTAACGGCGGCCTTGTTGGGCGTACCTGCATGAGTGTATCTGGCTTGCGTTATGCAGTTAACAATTTACAGAGCGAGCTAAGCCGCAGCAGCAATTTAGGCATGAAGAATGAACACATGATTAACCAGAGTTTTCAGGGCGGCAGCATTGTGGTTGACCGCAAGCGGAAGGACCTGACCGATTTGCGCCGCAGCCAGTTACTCAATTATTATAAGGAGGTTATATCGCCCACCTTAAAGAAAACCTTTACCGATACCGACTTTGACAAAGCCGGCAAACTTTACCTGGTTGGGGGCGGTGCCCTTTACACAGACCTGGCCAACTGTTTCCGTGAAGAATTTGACGGCGTGCTGAATGTAATTATTCCGCCAGAACCGAGCTATATGGCCAGCCTGGGTTACTGCCTTAAATCGTACCAACGCTGCGGCGACATTAATGAGGCCGTTGGCCTTGATATAGGCAACGCTTACACCGTTGTTTCCAAAATAAGCAGTTTATAA
- a CDS encoding DNA polymerase III subunit gamma/tau produces MDNFIVSARKYRPVTFDTVVGQQHITNTLKNAIKNNQLAQAFLFCGPRGVGKTTCARILAKTINCTNLQAGIEACGECDSCKAFQRGNSFNVHELDAASNNSVEDIRSLIEQVRIPPQAGKYKIYIIDEVHMLSQAAFNAFLKTLEEPPSYAIFILATTEKHKILPTILSRCQIFDFNRIKVDDMAGHLASIAQKESIGYEVDGLHIIAQKADGGLRDALSMFDQIVNFSGGNVTYRSVIDNLNILDYDYYFNVTQSLLSEDTAKTLLLFDEILSKGFDGSHFISGLTEHLRNLLVGKDAETLKLLEVSEGIRKKYIEQSQAATVSFLLSAMNIANQCDLNYKLSKNQRLQVELALLKMCHIMAALNLAQTNFNNNQPEGQVKKKPDLVANEPEAPDKTAPVSTPQVSQTQPVSVTPALTAPAKVEPVEKPIAEKPPIFIPNQHIASSSIKIPSLKDLGKGVATEVEKEDDPYLKGTDRENFTYDDFLKYWHHYTAKVKEDGKKNLLSIFTTNAPVMLKPYVFEVIAGTKVQENAFRDEKPFILNFLRTSLKNFDIEIQTRIDEVKATKRLYSAQDKYQHMATKNPDLAELKKRFNLEVE; encoded by the coding sequence ATGGATAATTTTATTGTTTCGGCCCGTAAATACCGCCCGGTTACCTTTGATACCGTTGTGGGCCAACAACATATAACCAACACGCTAAAAAACGCTATAAAAAATAATCAGCTGGCGCAGGCATTTTTATTCTGCGGGCCACGTGGTGTAGGTAAAACTACCTGTGCGCGTATCCTGGCCAAAACCATTAACTGCACCAATTTGCAAGCCGGTATTGAAGCTTGCGGCGAGTGCGATTCGTGCAAGGCCTTCCAGCGGGGTAACTCTTTTAACGTGCACGAGTTGGATGCCGCCTCAAACAACTCGGTTGAGGATATCCGCAGCCTGATTGAGCAGGTGCGCATACCGCCCCAGGCCGGTAAGTATAAAATTTATATTATTGATGAGGTGCACATGCTATCGCAGGCGGCCTTTAACGCCTTCCTGAAAACGCTGGAAGAACCACCATCATACGCTATATTTATATTAGCTACTACCGAGAAGCATAAAATACTGCCTACTATATTATCCCGTTGCCAGATATTTGATTTTAACAGGATCAAAGTTGATGATATGGCCGGCCACCTGGCATCCATCGCCCAAAAAGAAAGCATCGGTTACGAGGTTGACGGCTTGCACATCATTGCCCAAAAAGCTGATGGCGGCTTACGCGATGCTTTATCGATGTTTGATCAGATCGTTAACTTCTCGGGCGGGAATGTTACTTATCGTTCGGTAATTGATAACCTGAATATTTTAGATTACGATTATTACTTTAACGTAACCCAAAGCCTGCTTAGCGAGGATACGGCCAAAACATTACTGTTATTTGATGAGATACTTTCAAAAGGCTTTGATGGCAGCCATTTTATATCCGGTTTAACCGAGCATTTACGTAACCTGTTGGTAGGTAAAGATGCCGAAACCCTAAAACTGCTCGAAGTGAGCGAAGGCATCCGCAAAAAATACATCGAGCAATCGCAGGCGGCAACGGTTTCGTTCCTGCTATCGGCAATGAACATTGCCAATCAGTGCGATTTAAATTATAAACTGAGTAAAAACCAAAGGCTGCAGGTTGAGCTGGCCTTACTCAAAATGTGCCATATAATGGCCGCCCTCAACTTAGCTCAAACTAACTTTAATAATAACCAGCCCGAAGGGCAGGTAAAAAAAAAACCTGATTTAGTAGCAAACGAGCCCGAAGCACCTGATAAAACCGCGCCTGTAAGCACACCACAGGTTAGCCAAACCCAACCTGTTAGTGTAACTCCAGCCTTAACAGCACCTGCTAAAGTAGAGCCTGTAGAAAAACCGATAGCCGAAAAGCCGCCCATTTTTATTCCGAATCAGCATATCGCGTCGAGCTCCATAAAAATACCTTCGCTTAAAGATTTGGGCAAGGGTGTTGCCACGGAAGTAGAAAAAGAAGACGACCCCTATTTAAAAGGCACCGACAGGGAAAATTTTACGTATGACGACTTTTTAAAATACTGGCACCACTATACAGCGAAGGTTAAAGAAGACGGTAAAAAGAATTTGCTCAGTATTTTTACTACTAATGCCCCCGTTATGCTTAAACCTTATGTATTTGAAGTAATTGCAGGCACCAAAGTACAGGAGAACGCATTTAGAGATGAGAAGCCCTTTATTTTAAACTTTTTGCGCACATCGCTAAAAAATTTCGATATCGAGATACAAACGCGGATTGACGAGGTAAAGGCCACCAAAAGATTATACTCCGCACAGGATAAGTACCAGCACATGGCCACCAAAAACCCAGACCTGGCCGAATTAAAAAAACGATTTAACCTGGAGGTTGAATAA
- a CDS encoding NADP-dependent isocitrate dehydrogenase, which yields MSKIKVANPVVELDGDEMTRIIWKFIKDKLIIPYLELDIKYYDLGIEYRDETNDQVTIDAANAIKQYGVGIKCATITPDEERVKEFGLKQMWKSPNGTIRNILDGTVFREPIVMSNVPRLVPNWTAPICIGRHAFGDQYRATDFVTKGKGKLTITFTPEDGGAEQSFEVFNFKGDGVALAMYNTDESIRGFAHACFNQALMKGWPLYLSTKNTILKKYDGRFKDLFEEIYQADYKAKFAEAGITYEHRLIDDMVASALKWNGNFVWACKNYDGDVQSDTVAQGFGSLGLMTSTLVTPDGTVMEAEAAHGTVTRHYREHQAGRPTSTNPIASIFAWTRGLEFRGVLDGNQELIDFCKALEQVCIETVESGKMTKDLAITIKPKVEHGTDYLYTEEFLEAIDENLKKKLGK from the coding sequence ATGTCAAAAATTAAAGTAGCGAACCCTGTAGTGGAGCTTGATGGCGACGAAATGACGCGCATCATTTGGAAATTTATCAAAGATAAATTAATCATCCCTTATCTTGAACTGGATATTAAGTACTATGATTTAGGCATTGAGTACCGTGATGAAACTAACGACCAGGTAACTATTGATGCTGCAAATGCCATTAAACAATATGGTGTTGGTATTAAATGTGCCACTATTACACCTGATGAAGAGCGTGTTAAGGAGTTTGGCCTGAAACAAATGTGGAAATCGCCAAACGGAACCATCCGTAATATTTTAGATGGAACTGTTTTCCGCGAGCCTATTGTAATGAGCAATGTACCCCGCTTGGTACCTAACTGGACAGCCCCTATCTGCATTGGCCGTCACGCTTTTGGCGACCAGTACCGCGCTACCGATTTTGTAACCAAAGGCAAAGGTAAATTAACCATTACTTTTACACCCGAAGATGGCGGTGCCGAACAATCGTTCGAAGTGTTTAATTTTAAGGGCGATGGTGTAGCTTTAGCCATGTATAATACCGACGAATCTATCCGCGGTTTTGCACATGCTTGCTTTAACCAGGCTTTGATGAAAGGCTGGCCTTTATACCTTTCAACCAAAAACACCATCCTGAAAAAATATGATGGCCGTTTTAAAGATCTTTTTGAAGAGATTTACCAGGCAGATTACAAAGCTAAATTTGCTGAAGCCGGCATTACTTATGAGCACCGTTTAATTGACGACATGGTTGCATCGGCCCTGAAATGGAACGGTAACTTTGTTTGGGCTTGTAAAAACTACGATGGCGACGTACAAAGCGATACCGTAGCCCAAGGTTTTGGTTCATTAGGTTTAATGACCTCTACTTTGGTTACACCTGATGGCACCGTTATGGAGGCAGAAGCCGCACATGGTACAGTAACCCGCCACTACCGCGAGCACCAGGCAGGCCGCCCAACTTCAACAAACCCTATCGCGTCAATCTTCGCATGGACCCGTGGTTTAGAGTTCCGCGGTGTTTTAGATGGCAACCAGGAGCTGATCGACTTCTGCAAAGCTTTAGAGCAAGTTTGTATCGAAACTGTTGAAAGCGGCAAAATGACCAAGGATTTGGCTATTACCATTAAACCAAAAGTTGAACACGGTACAGATTACCTGTACACCGAAGAATTTTTGGAAGCAATTGATGAAAACCTGAAAAAGAAGTTAGGTAAATAA
- a CDS encoding SDR family oxidoreductase codes for MKQTILITGASSGIGKATALYFAAQGWNVAATMRNTEGQTELAQHENIKLYQLDVTDASNVVAAVNAVIADFKQVDVLLNNAGYGIVGPLETASEESIMQQFNTNMFGVIRTIQAVLPYMKNTGGTIINITSIGGLVAFPFNSLYHATKFGLDGLSESLKYELKPYGIKVKVVAPGGVTTDFAGRSLHSTIKPGHKTDYDDAIAKVWAGFSKNSGNYSSPELIAGIIYEAATDGSDRLRYLAGKDAEATYAAWKSMDNEAFFNMIDTNFGLA; via the coding sequence ATGAAACAAACTATATTGATTACCGGAGCCTCGTCAGGCATAGGGAAGGCAACTGCGTTGTATTTTGCAGCCCAAGGCTGGAATGTAGCAGCCACTATGCGTAATACCGAAGGCCAAACCGAATTGGCGCAACACGAAAACATTAAGCTTTATCAATTGGATGTAACAGATGCCAGTAATGTGGTAGCAGCTGTAAATGCCGTAATAGCCGATTTTAAGCAGGTAGATGTATTGCTTAATAATGCCGGGTACGGTATAGTGGGCCCTTTAGAAACAGCCAGCGAAGAAAGTATAATGCAGCAGTTTAATACCAATATGTTCGGGGTAATACGTACCATTCAGGCTGTATTGCCGTATATGAAAAATACCGGTGGAACCATTATCAACATTACTTCAATAGGTGGTTTGGTTGCTTTCCCATTCAACAGTTTGTACCATGCTACCAAATTTGGTTTGGACGGCTTGTCGGAATCGTTAAAGTATGAATTAAAACCCTATGGCATAAAAGTTAAAGTGGTTGCCCCTGGTGGCGTAACTACCGATTTTGCCGGCAGATCATTACATAGTACTATCAAACCGGGCCATAAAACTGACTATGATGATGCCATAGCTAAAGTTTGGGCAGGCTTTAGTAAAAACTCAGGTAATTATTCTTCGCCTGAATTGATAGCCGGAATTATATACGAAGCTGCTACTGATGGCAGCGATAGGCTAAGATACCTGGCCGGTAAAGATGCTGAAGCTACTTATGCCGCCTGGAAGAGCATGGATAACGAAGCGTTTTTTAATATGATCGACACTAATTTTGGACTCGCCTGA
- a CDS encoding LiaF transmembrane domain-containing protein, with protein sequence MYNDSNNSKPSRQNNRTFAGLFLVGLGGIYLLRQLDFIFFPTWLFSWPMILILIGLISGIKHNFRHPGAYVMMFIGSVFLLGHIINISIYFLWPLVLIAIGIRLLVGKDDRWCRDRWERRMQWRRDVHQETKTL encoded by the coding sequence ATGTACAACGATAGCAACAACAGCAAACCATCCCGTCAAAACAACCGCACTTTTGCCGGATTATTTTTAGTAGGATTAGGTGGGATTTATTTACTTCGCCAGCTGGACTTTATCTTCTTCCCTACCTGGCTGTTCAGCTGGCCGATGATCCTGATTTTGATCGGGTTGATCAGCGGCATTAAACACAACTTCCGTCATCCCGGAGCGTATGTCATGATGTTTATAGGTAGCGTGTTCTTGTTAGGCCATATCATCAATATCTCGATCTACTTTTTATGGCCGCTCGTTTTAATCGCCATCGGCATCCGGTTGTTGGTTGGGAAAGACGATCGCTGGTGTCGCGATCGCTGGGAGCGCCGTATGCAATGGCGTCGCGATGTGCACCAGGAAACTAAAACATTATAA
- a CDS encoding pentapeptide repeat-containing protein — translation MSAKGPLFYTDQLFEKTRFPHQAHVEAVFENCTLKSCDFSNVNFSGSDFIDTAFESCNFSMAKFNNTGLKNVTFKGCKLTGVNLSHCKDFLFSANFEDCILDYSSFHKKKNKKARFINCSMKSIDLTEADLSDSVFQNCDLLLAEFERTILTGANLSTAFNFTIDPEKNQLRKARFSSHGLVGLLAKYGIVVE, via the coding sequence ATGTCTGCAAAAGGCCCTCTGTTTTATACCGATCAGTTATTTGAGAAAACCAGATTTCCGCATCAGGCACATGTTGAAGCCGTGTTTGAAAACTGCACCTTAAAAAGCTGTGATTTTTCGAACGTTAATTTTTCGGGGAGCGATTTTATCGATACCGCCTTTGAGAGCTGCAATTTCAGCATGGCTAAATTTAACAATACGGGCCTTAAAAACGTTACATTTAAAGGCTGTAAGTTAACTGGCGTTAACCTGAGCCATTGTAAAGACTTTTTGTTTAGCGCCAACTTTGAAGATTGCATCCTGGATTATTCCTCGTTTCATAAAAAGAAAAATAAAAAAGCCCGGTTTATCAATTGCTCCATGAAAAGCATCGATTTAACCGAGGCCGACCTTAGCGATTCGGTTTTTCAGAATTGCGATTTACTGTTGGCCGAGTTTGAGCGCACCATCCTAACCGGTGCCAACCTAAGCACGGCGTTTAACTTCACCATCGATCCGGAAAAGAATCAGCTGCGCAAAGCAAGATTTTCCAGCCACGGCCTGGTTGGCTTATTAGCTAAATATGGTATTGTTGTGGAGTAA
- the rfaE2 gene encoding D-glycero-beta-D-manno-heptose 1-phosphate adenylyltransferase — translation MMPSPEQLIKQKLLDTAAIQLQVEYWKAGGEKIVFTNGCFDLVHLGHITYLAEAAALGTKTIVAINSDASVKRLKGTNRPINDEYSRAMMLASFFFIDAIIVFDEDTPLLTIQQIMPHVLVKGGDYTIPQIVGAPEVIANGGAVEVLDFVPGYSSTSIINRIRNGAEAG, via the coding sequence ATGATGCCTTCGCCAGAACAACTGATTAAACAAAAACTATTGGATACAGCCGCGATTCAATTGCAGGTGGAATATTGGAAAGCCGGTGGCGAGAAAATTGTTTTTACAAATGGTTGTTTTGATTTGGTGCACCTTGGCCACATTACTTACTTGGCGGAAGCTGCCGCCCTGGGGACTAAAACGATCGTCGCCATTAACTCTGATGCTTCGGTTAAGCGCCTGAAAGGCACAAACCGGCCTATTAACGACGAGTATAGCCGCGCCATGATGCTGGCTTCTTTCTTTTTTATCGACGCCATTATTGTGTTTGATGAGGATACGCCCTTGCTTACCATACAGCAAATTATGCCACACGTTTTGGTAAAGGGCGGCGATTATACCATCCCCCAAATAGTGGGTGCGCCCGAGGTGATAGCCAACGGTGGCGCAGTTGAGGTATTGGATTTTGTTCCAGGGTATTCGTCAACAAGTATCATTAACAGGATTCGGAATGGCGCTGAGGCTGGGTAA
- a CDS encoding DEAD/DEAH box helicase produces the protein MTFQDFNFNEPLFEGIQSMGYTTPTPIQGMAIPIILEGHDLIACAQTGTGKTAAYLLPVLDHISRKTKPKINTLILAPTRELAQQIDQQIQGLAYFTGVTSVAIFGGGDGSVYEQQRKAIQHHANILIATPGRFLAHLASGVLKLDDLQHLILDEADRMLDMGFMDDIMRIISFLPKKRQTLLFSATMPGRIRKLAGSILNNPQQINIALSQPAVGIDQQIYKVYDNQKTALTEMLLKDAAYTSVIIFASTKEKVKEVYKVLGKLKVKVEAFHSDLKQAEREEILLQFKNRKLQVLIGTDVLSRGIDVEGIDLVINYDVPGDPEDYIHRIGRTARAATTGTAITFVNERDQRKLINIESLIGREIKVSELPAELGEPPVFKPVGSGGGSGGGGYKKKKNFKRKK, from the coding sequence TTGACATTTCAGGATTTTAATTTTAACGAACCATTGTTCGAAGGTATCCAAAGTATGGGATACACCACGCCTACGCCCATCCAGGGAATGGCCATTCCGATCATCTTAGAAGGACACGATTTGATAGCCTGCGCGCAAACAGGAACGGGGAAAACGGCAGCCTATTTACTGCCGGTATTAGATCATATCAGCCGCAAAACCAAGCCCAAAATCAATACCCTGATATTGGCGCCCACCCGCGAACTGGCCCAGCAGATAGACCAGCAGATACAGGGGCTTGCCTATTTTACGGGCGTAACCTCGGTAGCCATATTTGGCGGCGGCGATGGCAGCGTTTATGAGCAGCAGCGCAAGGCTATACAACACCATGCCAATATATTGATTGCAACACCCGGAAGGTTTTTGGCGCACCTGGCATCGGGCGTTTTAAAACTGGACGACCTGCAGCACTTGATTTTAGATGAGGCCGACCGGATGCTGGATATGGGCTTTATGGATGATATTATGCGCATTATTAGCTTTTTGCCAAAAAAAAGGCAAACGTTATTATTCTCGGCCACCATGCCGGGGCGCATCCGCAAACTGGCTGGCTCTATTCTGAATAATCCGCAGCAAATCAATATTGCGCTGTCTCAACCTGCTGTAGGTATTGATCAGCAGATCTATAAGGTTTACGATAACCAGAAAACCGCTTTAACCGAAATGCTGCTGAAAGACGCGGCTTATACCAGCGTAATCATCTTTGCTTCAACCAAAGAAAAAGTAAAAGAGGTTTACAAAGTGTTGGGTAAACTAAAAGTTAAGGTTGAAGCTTTTCACTCCGACCTGAAACAAGCCGAACGCGAAGAAATTTTACTGCAATTTAAAAACCGGAAGCTACAGGTATTGATAGGCACCGATGTACTTTCACGCGGTATAGATGTAGAAGGCATTGACCTGGTGATTAACTACGATGTACCAGGTGACCCGGAAGATTATATCCACCGGATAGGACGTACAGCCCGCGCGGCAACAACCGGAACTGCCATTACCTTTGTAAACGAACGCGACCAACGCAAGCTGATCAACATAGAATCGTTAATAGGCCGGGAGATTAAAGTAAGCGAACTACCTGCCGAATTGGGCGAACCGCCGGTTTTTAAACCTGTTGGAAGTGGCGGTGGTAGCGGAGGCGGGGGCTACAAGAAAAAGAAAAACTTTAAGCGAAAAAAATAA